One Ignavibacteriota bacterium DNA segment encodes these proteins:
- a CDS encoding DUF3160 domain-containing protein, whose product MNHFRIVVAVTLALATSATCVLAQGGGSFDLSAYEAFLLKTTNLSAAGLAATYPPGTFIQRVPHRPSEASFFKSVDSTYQLTGTELALLADHGFMVSERLRRKTFGGAYLEIYHADLPVYVSADAVLHAFHMSYDAMLQDVESAVLMPALDDLLSRLCAKLPVLATQYQNVPGMLEPLQDMDLYLTVPRKLRGQNVTPYFQANVPRLAAIEAAVAAELPASMAIFGETPRDVDFSQFTVRGHYTIEPEFQNYFKAMIWLGRTEFYMQSPEGAMVAQTPNDIRRQIIASVLIAQATNDSSVQPLMDRMETILRTFVGDQDNITPALMVSYVAESGIRSPEDLTDSVKWVAFQKGLLERSFAAQRINSQILWSHTLSPGKMLPAASFLLLGQRFIVDSYVTSKVVFNQIEARRMLPSSLDVLFAIGNDAAATLLGPELETYHYAPELAALRYLIDGYEPAYWDSTLYNCWLNAIRALSPPRERQALPPFMQTAAWWQKGMNTQLAAWAQLRHDNLLYAKQSYSGGVICSYPESYCEPVPAFFNAMKAMAASGTRMFSSGVLAAGVPRAKTYFSTMSAVMDTLEGIAEKQVAGTARTDQERAFLRRMININGAGCVPVPNGWYPALYYNGQETLEDEDLVVADIHTVPTDAGGVPVGWVKHVGTGPVNIGVVIAPCSDGTPTAFVGAMASYYEHTTVNFTRLTDEEWKTQLLAGAFQRPSWVNLYLADSTGGSRGEGPTLLTGVGFPDRALVPPVSYVLGQNYPNPFNPSTVISFAVPPGAGNETVSLTIYDVRGARVRQLLATPLSAGSYAVRWDGLSDNGGRMASGPFFYELRAGGFTATRSMLLLR is encoded by the coding sequence ATGAACCATTTCCGGATCGTGGTTGCGGTGACACTGGCGCTGGCGACATCGGCGACGTGTGTCCTGGCGCAGGGCGGCGGATCTTTCGATCTGTCGGCCTATGAGGCGTTTCTACTGAAGACGACGAACCTGTCGGCAGCCGGGCTTGCCGCCACGTACCCGCCCGGGACATTCATTCAGCGCGTGCCGCACCGTCCATCGGAGGCCTCCTTTTTCAAGAGCGTGGATTCTACCTATCAACTGACCGGCACGGAGCTCGCTCTTCTGGCGGACCATGGGTTCATGGTCTCCGAGCGCCTTCGGCGCAAGACCTTTGGCGGCGCATATCTCGAGATCTATCACGCCGATCTTCCGGTCTATGTCTCAGCCGATGCAGTCCTGCATGCATTCCATATGTCGTATGATGCCATGCTGCAGGATGTGGAGTCGGCGGTCCTCATGCCGGCGCTGGATGACCTCCTGAGCCGTCTGTGTGCCAAACTTCCGGTCCTCGCAACTCAGTACCAGAACGTCCCCGGGATGCTCGAACCGCTGCAGGACATGGACCTCTATCTTACGGTCCCGCGGAAGCTTCGTGGGCAGAACGTGACACCGTACTTCCAGGCGAATGTTCCAAGACTTGCAGCGATCGAAGCGGCCGTTGCAGCAGAGCTCCCTGCATCGATGGCGATCTTTGGAGAGACCCCGCGTGATGTGGATTTCAGCCAGTTCACGGTGCGTGGACATTACACCATCGAGCCCGAGTTCCAGAATTATTTCAAGGCGATGATCTGGCTCGGCCGCACAGAATTCTACATGCAATCGCCGGAGGGGGCGATGGTGGCCCAGACGCCGAATGACATCCGGCGGCAGATCATCGCGTCGGTACTCATTGCGCAAGCCACCAACGATTCGTCCGTGCAGCCTCTCATGGACAGGATGGAGACGATCCTCCGGACCTTCGTTGGCGATCAGGATAATATCACGCCGGCGCTCATGGTGTCCTATGTGGCGGAATCGGGGATCAGATCCCCGGAAGATCTTACGGATTCCGTGAAGTGGGTGGCATTCCAGAAGGGGTTGTTGGAACGGTCGTTCGCGGCACAGAGGATCAATTCGCAGATCCTGTGGTCACACACGCTCTCTCCGGGGAAGATGCTTCCCGCTGCGTCGTTCCTTTTGCTGGGCCAGAGGTTCATCGTCGATTCCTACGTCACCTCAAAGGTGGTCTTCAACCAGATCGAAGCCAGACGCATGCTGCCTTCAAGCCTCGATGTCCTCTTCGCCATCGGGAATGACGCTGCAGCGACGTTGCTGGGGCCGGAGCTGGAGACCTACCACTACGCACCGGAACTTGCAGCCCTTCGTTACCTTATCGATGGCTATGAGCCCGCATACTGGGACAGCACCCTCTACAACTGCTGGTTGAATGCGATCCGGGCTCTGTCGCCTCCGCGCGAGCGGCAGGCATTGCCCCCATTCATGCAAACGGCGGCATGGTGGCAGAAGGGGATGAATACCCAGCTTGCAGCATGGGCCCAACTCCGGCACGACAATCTCCTGTACGCAAAGCAATCGTACAGTGGCGGCGTCATCTGTTCGTATCCCGAAAGCTATTGCGAGCCGGTTCCAGCGTTCTTCAATGCGATGAAGGCGATGGCTGCGTCGGGCACGCGCATGTTTTCTTCCGGAGTGCTGGCGGCCGGAGTTCCCCGCGCGAAGACGTACTTCTCCACCATGTCCGCGGTGATGGACACGCTGGAGGGCATTGCGGAAAAGCAGGTGGCGGGAACCGCCCGTACCGATCAGGAGCGCGCCTTCCTTCGCAGGATGATCAACATCAACGGGGCAGGCTGCGTGCCGGTGCCCAATGGCTGGTATCCGGCTCTCTACTACAACGGTCAGGAAACGCTGGAAGACGAGGACCTCGTGGTGGCAGATATTCACACCGTGCCGACGGATGCCGGTGGTGTGCCTGTCGGGTGGGTCAAGCACGTCGGGACCGGCCCGGTGAACATCGGCGTGGTGATCGCGCCGTGTTCCGATGGCACCCCGACCGCATTCGTGGGAGCGATGGCCAGTTACTATGAACACACCACGGTGAATTTCACGCGCCTCACCGACGAAGAGTGGAAGACGCAGCTCCTGGCCGGTGCGTTTCAGCGGCCGTCGTGGGTGAACCTCTATCTTGCTGACAGCACGGGAGGATCGCGCGGTGAGGGGCCGACGTTGCTCACAGGCGTCGGCTTCCCGGACCGGGCGCTGGTCCCCCCTGTCTCGTACGTGCTTGGCCAGAATTACCCGAACCCGTTCAATCCATCGACGGTGATCTCGTTCGCCGTCCCTCCCGGTGCGGGGAACGAGACCGTGTCCCTCACGATCTATGATGTCCGTGGTGCCCGCGTGCGGCAGCTTCTTGCGACCCCGCTGTCAGCAGGGAGCTATGCGGTGCGGTGGGATGGTCTCTCCGACAACGGGGGGCGGATGGCTTCCGGTCCGTTCTTCTACGAACTGCGTGCGGGAGGATTCACCGCCACGCGGTCCATGCTTTTGCTTCGCTAA
- a CDS encoding 6-phosphofructokinase: MANIKKIKGVIGILTGGGDVPGLNPAIRAVTIRALREGYQVIGLRRGWAGITELVREKDYDNSDNFRILTEDIVNRAGRTGGTFLHTSRTRPSHMKKSAVPKHLQDKYSADTNDLTPEVMTNLSWLGIETLIPIGGDDTLSYGVRLYKDGMKVVAIPKTMDNDVPGTDYCVGFSTCVTRTIQMTNNLRTSAGSHERFLVLEVFGRYAGFTAMVPTMAGAAHRCVIPEHKFNIEQLAELLTHDRRNNPSRYSVVLVSEGSMFEGGEMMFEKETTDAYGHKKLGGIGDLVSENLKDLSAKYNGGKSVNTIAQRLGYLVRGGDPDAIDSIVPMAYGNLALDLILKGVHGRLVVLKNGRYDNMPLDVVTSTKKLVNVAEHYNVERLRPHYKSFEMKPMFLTTGE; this comes from the coding sequence ATGGCAAACATCAAGAAGATCAAAGGCGTCATCGGTATTCTCACGGGTGGTGGCGACGTGCCCGGACTCAATCCGGCGATCCGCGCCGTCACGATCCGCGCCCTGCGCGAGGGCTATCAGGTCATCGGCCTCCGCCGCGGCTGGGCCGGTATCACCGAGCTCGTGCGCGAGAAGGATTATGACAACTCGGACAATTTCCGCATCCTCACCGAGGACATCGTGAACCGTGCCGGCCGTACGGGCGGCACCTTTCTGCACACCTCGCGCACCCGCCCGAGCCACATGAAGAAGTCGGCGGTGCCCAAGCACCTGCAGGACAAGTACAGCGCCGATACGAACGACCTCACGCCGGAAGTGATGACGAACCTTTCGTGGCTCGGGATCGAGACCTTGATCCCCATTGGCGGCGACGACACGTTGAGCTACGGGGTGCGGCTGTACAAAGATGGCATGAAGGTCGTGGCGATCCCGAAGACCATGGACAATGACGTGCCGGGCACGGATTACTGTGTCGGGTTCAGCACCTGCGTCACCCGTACGATCCAGATGACCAACAACCTGCGCACCTCGGCCGGCTCGCACGAGCGCTTTCTGGTCCTCGAGGTGTTCGGCCGCTATGCCGGTTTCACCGCGATGGTGCCGACGATGGCCGGTGCGGCGCACCGCTGCGTGATCCCCGAGCATAAGTTCAACATCGAGCAGCTTGCGGAGTTGTTGACGCACGACCGCCGGAACAATCCGAGCCGCTATTCGGTCGTCCTGGTATCGGAAGGCTCCATGTTCGAAGGTGGCGAGATGATGTTCGAGAAGGAGACCACGGATGCGTATGGCCACAAGAAGCTGGGTGGTATCGGTGATCTCGTGTCCGAGAATCTGAAAGACCTTTCTGCCAAGTACAACGGCGGCAAGTCGGTCAACACCATCGCACAGCGGTTGGGATATCTGGTCCGCGGTGGCGATCCGGATGCCATCGACTCGATCGTCCCGATGGCCTACGGCAATCTGGCCCTCGACCTGATCCTGAAGGGTGTTCATGGCCGCCTCGTGGTGCTCAAGAACGGCAGATATGACAACATGCCGCTCGATGTCGTGACGAGCACGAAGAAGCTCGTGAACGTTGCTGAACACTACAATGTCGAGCGTTTGCGCCCGCACTACAAGAGCTTCGAGATGAAGCCGATGTTCCTCACGACGGGTGAATAA
- a CDS encoding methyltransferase: MTSRERLALTLRHEQPDRVCVDFGGTAVTGMHVSIVSQLRRRLLGDPTYRVKVVEPYQMLGEIDDELREALGIDVVGSWAPKGMFGFPNTDWKPFTLFDGTGVLVPGGFEVTVDEKNDLLIYPEGDRTVAACARMPQGGYFFDAISRQRPVVEEELDPADNLEEFSPLSDADLQHFARQAERGAGLKKGVIVIAPGVAFGDIALVPALWKKNVRGIRDVEEWYVSTAARREYVEKVFEGQCAVGLKNLERLARAVGDNAQAAFVTGTDFGTQAGLFISRKAYRELYMPFHKIINSYIHSHTSWKTFIHSCGCVVDLIPDFIEAGFDILNPVQTSAAGMDPAWLKRTYGKDIVFWGGGVDTQKTLPYGTPEEVYREVRERIALFNKGGGFVFNTVHNVQALVPIENVEAMFRALKEG; the protein is encoded by the coding sequence ATGACATCCCGCGAGCGATTGGCGTTGACGCTGCGCCATGAGCAACCCGACCGGGTGTGCGTGGATTTCGGGGGCACGGCGGTGACCGGCATGCACGTGAGCATCGTTTCTCAGCTCCGGCGGCGTCTGCTCGGCGATCCGACGTACCGCGTGAAGGTCGTGGAGCCGTATCAGATGCTCGGTGAGATCGATGATGAGCTCCGCGAAGCGCTCGGGATAGACGTCGTCGGCTCGTGGGCGCCGAAAGGGATGTTCGGGTTCCCGAATACGGATTGGAAACCGTTCACGCTCTTCGATGGCACCGGGGTGCTTGTTCCCGGCGGATTCGAAGTAACGGTGGATGAGAAGAACGACCTGCTCATCTACCCCGAAGGAGACCGTACCGTTGCAGCATGTGCACGGATGCCGCAGGGCGGGTATTTCTTCGATGCGATCTCGCGTCAACGGCCGGTCGTTGAAGAGGAACTTGATCCCGCGGATAACCTCGAAGAGTTCTCGCCGCTGTCGGACGCCGATCTGCAGCACTTCGCACGGCAGGCGGAACGGGGTGCGGGGCTGAAGAAAGGTGTCATCGTGATCGCTCCCGGCGTCGCGTTCGGGGATATCGCCCTCGTTCCGGCGCTCTGGAAGAAGAACGTCCGCGGCATCCGCGACGTGGAAGAGTGGTATGTCTCCACTGCCGCCCGCAGGGAGTACGTGGAGAAGGTGTTCGAGGGGCAGTGCGCCGTCGGGCTGAAGAATCTCGAGCGTCTCGCACGTGCGGTGGGCGACAATGCGCAGGCGGCCTTCGTGACGGGGACGGACTTCGGGACGCAGGCGGGCCTCTTCATATCACGCAAGGCGTATCGTGAATTGTACATGCCGTTCCACAAGATCATCAACAGCTACATCCACTCGCACACATCGTGGAAGACGTTCATCCACTCCTGCGGGTGCGTTGTGGACCTGATCCCGGACTTCATCGAGGCGGGGTTCGATATCCTGAATCCGGTGCAGACCTCGGCAGCGGGGATGGATCCCGCCTGGCTGAAACGGACCTATGGGAAGGACATCGTATTCTGGGGCGGTGGTGTGGATACGCAGAAAACCCTGCCGTATGGAACCCCGGAGGAGGTGTATCGTGAAGTGCGGGAACGCATCGCGCTGTTCAACAAGGGTGGTGGGTTCGTGTTCAATACGGTGCACAATGTCCAGGCCCTCGTGCCGATAGAGAATGTGGAGGCAATGTTCCGGGCGTTAAAGGAGGGATAG
- a CDS encoding HAD family hydrolase, which produces MAGTEKIGGVIFDLDGTLLDTLEDIADSANAALTERGHAVHPVDAYRYFVGDGAPTLMHRILPEGARTATEEAALLVRYKEIYAVRWNIKTASYAGISGMLAALSARGLRLAVLSNKPHDATTECVTGFLNDIRFDIVQGQTAEFPKKPDPTGALAIARRMGVAPSDCLYVGDTATDMQTAVRAGMIPVGALWGFRTADELTAHGARRLVSHPSELIALLDDRTLRS; this is translated from the coding sequence ATGGCAGGTACGGAGAAGATCGGTGGTGTGATCTTTGACCTGGATGGGACGCTGCTGGACACGCTGGAGGATATCGCGGATTCGGCGAATGCGGCCCTTACAGAGCGTGGGCATGCGGTGCATCCGGTGGATGCTTACCGGTACTTCGTTGGCGACGGGGCGCCGACATTGATGCACCGCATACTCCCCGAAGGGGCCCGGACGGCCACAGAAGAAGCCGCACTGCTTGTCCGGTACAAGGAGATCTATGCGGTACGCTGGAACATCAAGACCGCTTCGTATGCCGGTATTTCCGGGATGCTTGCCGCTCTGTCGGCACGCGGCCTGCGCCTGGCGGTGCTCTCGAACAAACCACACGACGCCACCACGGAATGCGTGACAGGGTTCCTGAACGATATCCGTTTCGACATCGTGCAGGGACAAACCGCGGAGTTCCCGAAGAAGCCCGATCCTACCGGTGCGCTTGCCATTGCGCGGCGAATGGGTGTGGCCCCGTCCGACTGCTTGTACGTCGGGGATACGGCCACCGATATGCAGACCGCCGTCCGCGCGGGGATGATCCCCGTGGGGGCGCTCTGGGGATTCCGGACCGCGGACGAGCTCACTGCACACGGTGCCCGGCGGCTCGTGTCGCATCCATCGGAACTCATCGCACTGCTCGACGACAGGACCCTACGTTCATGA
- a CDS encoding right-handed parallel beta-helix repeat-containing protein: MTAIRCDNGGEAREDHRGGVLHVAKIARTCRRVAADNAWRGILALFLLLAAISPLGARELVVSTAGKDTNPGTRALPLRTLTGARDALRAIHTQGFGRGERDTVLIRGGVYRLDSTFVLESRDGGSRPFPVHYTAAPGEQVRIIGGMDLPRSLFRPATDPAALKRMPASARAHVLACDLNEAGVRSFGNHRQAGHGHAVEPAPLELYCNGSVLPLAHYPDSGAITIGEVIDPGSVPRIGDYVNIRGGTFVYTDQRHAAWAGADDVWLQGFFKWGFADDKIRVLSTDTERQRVTLATPHMYGVGNGEPFNQYVALNLLEELTMPGEWYLDRATGMLYVWPPSGQTDLAFSVSVLEAPLIAFDRVSDILLEGCTVELGRGMGISVEGGERVTIGGCTIRNVGTCGIVFGQGARQTFPHLTADDYDGVPAARTLGAFQMHYYKYTTWDRQCGSGHHVLSCDVYNTGAGGITIGGGSKKDLVPSGSSVENCRVHKYNRHYKAQWAGINVDGCGVLIAHNEIFDADLQAIFVRGNDHVFEYNNIHHVALNSNDASAWYLGRDPSDQGNIVRNNFFHHVGRPDRKWMMGVYCDDATCNVSVTGNVFYKVASYGTVYSNGGHDIVVRDNIFIEGYGPVFQLKSMWYDFGRFEIPYFFGPKGVYRRRLTRDLDITRPPYSTHYPLLKDWFDLMPDSVTYVGMRPRRNVFERNLVVNYEETYRLVGEYAQCDFRDNFVVRGDPGFMDMQAMDFRLDGDAPVFKAIPGFQAPPFASMGLYKDRYRRMLPVQ, encoded by the coding sequence ATGACAGCGATACGGTGCGACAATGGTGGTGAGGCCCGGGAGGATCATCGCGGAGGTGTTCTACACGTCGCGAAGATCGCCCGAACCTGCAGACGCGTGGCGGCGGACAATGCGTGGAGAGGCATCCTTGCCCTCTTCCTTCTCCTGGCCGCGATCTCACCACTCGGCGCCCGCGAACTCGTCGTGTCGACGGCGGGGAAGGACACCAACCCGGGAACCCGCGCCCTGCCGCTCCGGACGCTGACGGGTGCTCGTGATGCGCTGCGCGCCATCCATACTCAGGGCTTCGGCCGCGGTGAACGTGATACGGTCTTGATCCGGGGTGGCGTGTATCGCCTGGATTCCACGTTCGTGCTTGAATCGCGGGATGGTGGATCCCGGCCGTTCCCGGTCCACTACACGGCCGCCCCCGGAGAGCAGGTCAGGATCATTGGCGGCATGGACCTTCCGCGGTCGTTGTTCCGACCGGCGACGGATCCTGCGGCCCTCAAGCGCATGCCCGCGTCCGCCCGGGCCCATGTGCTTGCGTGTGATCTGAACGAAGCGGGTGTGCGATCGTTCGGCAACCACCGTCAGGCCGGACACGGCCATGCCGTGGAGCCGGCACCACTCGAATTGTACTGCAACGGCTCGGTGCTCCCACTGGCGCACTATCCTGACAGCGGTGCGATCACGATCGGCGAGGTGATCGATCCCGGATCAGTGCCGCGCATCGGGGACTACGTGAACATCCGCGGCGGCACGTTCGTGTACACCGATCAGCGTCATGCGGCGTGGGCCGGAGCGGATGATGTCTGGCTGCAGGGGTTCTTCAAATGGGGGTTCGCGGACGACAAGATCCGTGTTCTCTCCACGGATACGGAGCGCCAGCGCGTCACCCTCGCGACGCCGCACATGTATGGTGTGGGCAACGGCGAGCCATTCAATCAGTACGTCGCCCTCAACCTTCTCGAAGAACTGACGATGCCCGGCGAATGGTATCTCGATCGGGCCACCGGAATGTTGTATGTGTGGCCTCCGTCCGGCCAGACGGATCTCGCCTTCTCGGTATCGGTCCTGGAGGCGCCTCTCATCGCATTCGACCGGGTCTCGGATATCCTGCTCGAAGGCTGCACGGTGGAACTCGGGCGGGGGATGGGCATCTCGGTTGAAGGTGGTGAACGTGTCACCATCGGAGGGTGCACCATCCGGAATGTCGGAACCTGCGGGATCGTGTTCGGGCAGGGTGCGCGCCAGACGTTCCCGCACCTCACGGCCGACGACTATGACGGTGTACCCGCGGCGCGTACGCTGGGTGCGTTCCAGATGCACTATTATAAGTACACCACATGGGACCGGCAGTGCGGAAGCGGACATCATGTGCTCTCCTGTGACGTGTACAACACCGGAGCCGGCGGGATTACGATCGGCGGCGGGAGCAAGAAAGACCTCGTTCCCTCCGGGTCGTCCGTGGAGAATTGCCGTGTGCACAAGTACAACCGCCACTACAAGGCACAGTGGGCGGGGATCAACGTGGACGGCTGCGGGGTGCTGATCGCCCACAATGAGATCTTCGATGCCGACCTGCAGGCGATCTTCGTGCGCGGCAATGACCACGTCTTCGAATACAACAACATTCATCATGTTGCACTGAACTCCAACGACGCCTCGGCATGGTATCTCGGACGTGATCCGAGCGACCAGGGGAACATCGTGCGCAACAACTTCTTCCATCACGTCGGCCGCCCGGACCGGAAGTGGATGATGGGCGTGTATTGCGATGATGCCACGTGCAATGTGAGCGTGACCGGGAACGTCTTTTATAAGGTGGCGTCCTACGGGACCGTCTACAGCAACGGCGGGCATGACATCGTGGTCCGGGACAACATCTTCATTGAGGGGTATGGCCCGGTGTTCCAGTTGAAATCGATGTGGTACGACTTCGGGCGGTTCGAGATCCCGTACTTCTTCGGGCCGAAGGGTGTGTACCGGCGCCGGTTGACCCGCGACCTGGACATCACGCGTCCGCCGTACAGCACGCACTACCCGCTCCTGAAGGATTGGTTCGATCTCATGCCTGACAGCGTGACCTATGTGGGGATGCGTCCGCGGCGCAACGTCTTCGAGCGGAATCTTGTGGTGAATTATGAAGAGACCTACCGGCTCGTCGGTGAGTATGCGCAGTGTGATTTCCGGGACAACTTCGTGGTGCGGGGTGATCCGGGGTTCATGGATATGCAGGCGATGGATTTCCGGCTCGACGGTGACGCGCCGGTCTTCAAGGCGATCCCGGGTTTCCAGGCCCCGCCCTTCGCATCGATGGGGCTCTACAAAGACAGGTATCGGCGCATGCTACCGGTGCAGTAG
- a CDS encoding RNA-binding transcriptional accessory protein: MIDIEKLLAAELSLQPAQVRSALQLKSEGGTVPFIARYRKERTGEMDELQLHMLFDRHAYLVDLEDRKAVVLESIEKQGKLTAELRAKVEGCTQKTELEDLYLPYRPKKRTRATIAKEKGLEPLAEAIKAANVPAVKSFDLPAVAAPYVSEEKGVVTADEAIAGAADIIAEEVAEKAEHRAHLREWILANGFFTSEVKPEFAAGSTKFEMYRGYKVKASDIHPHNVLALLRGEKEEILTVDLGFELDPVVTYLREREIHAGASSVRDLYQGLLLDAFERLMRVSLAGEVRAMCKERSDRESITTFEANLRQLLLSPPAGMKPTMGVDPGLRTGCKLAVLDATGKLLEYETIYPSRSDGERKAAARKLGGLILKHGVDLIAVGNGTGGRETETFVAEVLSALDRQPTRVMVSEAGASVYSASMLAREEFPELDVTIRGAVSIGRRLQDPLSELVKIDPKSIGVGQYQHDVDQKLLKKRLDETVESCVNYVGVDVNMASRELLKYVAGVNTTLAKSIVAYRDEHGPYKNREALRQVPKFGPKTFEQAAGFLRIRGGDNPLDNSAVHPESYPVAERILTDLAVKVEDLARDPGKLALVKPAAYVTDKAGEPTVRDIINELKKPGRDPRAEFHYATFKEGVNEIRDLAAGMELEGVVTNVTNFGAFVDIGVHQDGLVHVSQIADRFVQDPTTAVHVGQVVKVRVLEVNEQLKRISLTMKKGGTEKGGAEKGSHQKHHGKKEKQADKAPHYTLADLKRRFENR, translated from the coding sequence ATGATCGATATAGAGAAACTCCTGGCGGCGGAACTCTCGCTGCAGCCGGCCCAGGTCCGCAGTGCTCTCCAATTGAAGAGTGAAGGGGGGACGGTCCCGTTCATTGCACGCTACCGCAAGGAGCGGACGGGAGAGATGGATGAATTGCAGTTGCACATGCTCTTCGACCGCCACGCGTATCTTGTGGACCTCGAGGACCGCAAGGCTGTTGTGCTCGAGTCGATCGAGAAGCAGGGAAAGCTCACGGCCGAGCTGCGCGCGAAGGTCGAGGGCTGTACCCAGAAGACGGAACTGGAGGATCTGTACCTTCCGTACCGACCGAAGAAGCGTACCCGGGCGACCATCGCCAAGGAGAAGGGCCTCGAACCGCTGGCCGAAGCGATCAAGGCTGCGAATGTGCCGGCCGTGAAGTCGTTCGATCTTCCCGCGGTCGCCGCTCCGTATGTGTCGGAAGAGAAGGGCGTCGTAACAGCCGATGAAGCGATCGCCGGTGCTGCAGATATCATCGCCGAGGAGGTCGCGGAAAAGGCCGAGCACCGGGCACACCTGCGCGAATGGATCCTTGCCAATGGCTTCTTTACGTCCGAAGTGAAACCCGAGTTCGCCGCCGGTTCGACCAAGTTCGAGATGTATCGTGGATACAAAGTGAAGGCTTCCGATATCCATCCGCACAACGTTCTGGCGCTCCTCCGCGGCGAGAAGGAGGAGATCCTCACCGTCGATCTCGGATTCGAACTGGATCCGGTCGTCACGTATCTGCGGGAGCGGGAGATCCACGCGGGGGCCTCATCGGTCAGAGACCTGTATCAGGGTCTGCTCCTTGACGCCTTCGAGCGCCTCATGCGTGTCTCGCTTGCCGGGGAAGTGCGCGCGATGTGCAAGGAACGGTCGGATCGTGAATCCATCACCACCTTCGAAGCGAACCTCCGGCAGCTCCTGCTCTCGCCACCGGCGGGGATGAAGCCGACCATGGGTGTGGACCCCGGACTCCGGACCGGGTGCAAGCTCGCCGTGCTCGACGCCACAGGGAAGCTCCTTGAATATGAGACGATCTATCCGTCGAGGTCGGATGGAGAACGGAAGGCGGCGGCACGCAAACTCGGCGGACTGATCCTGAAGCATGGCGTGGACCTGATCGCGGTCGGCAACGGGACGGGTGGCCGGGAGACGGAGACCTTCGTTGCGGAGGTCCTCTCCGCACTCGACAGGCAACCCACCCGCGTCATGGTGAGCGAGGCGGGTGCCTCTGTCTATTCTGCCAGCATGCTGGCGCGCGAGGAATTTCCCGAGCTGGATGTGACCATCCGCGGCGCTGTGAGCATCGGCCGGCGGTTGCAGGACCCGCTTTCGGAGCTCGTCAAGATCGACCCGAAGTCCATCGGTGTGGGGCAATACCAGCACGACGTGGACCAGAAGCTGCTGAAAAAGCGGCTCGATGAGACGGTCGAGAGTTGCGTGAACTACGTTGGCGTGGACGTCAATATGGCTTCCCGTGAGCTGCTCAAGTACGTGGCGGGCGTGAACACGACCCTCGCCAAAAGCATTGTCGCGTATCGGGACGAGCATGGGCCGTACAAGAACCGCGAAGCATTGCGGCAGGTGCCGAAGTTTGGCCCGAAGACGTTCGAGCAGGCCGCGGGGTTCCTGCGTATCCGGGGGGGAGACAATCCGTTGGACAATTCTGCCGTCCATCCGGAAAGCTACCCGGTGGCGGAACGTATCCTCACGGACCTTGCCGTGAAGGTGGAAGACCTCGCGCGCGACCCCGGAAAGCTCGCCCTTGTGAAGCCTGCTGCCTATGTGACCGACAAGGCGGGGGAGCCGACCGTCCGCGATATCATCAATGAGCTCAAGAAGCCGGGACGTGATCCGCGGGCGGAGTTCCACTATGCGACGTTCAAAGAAGGCGTGAATGAGATCAGGGATCTTGCGGCAGGGATGGAGCTGGAGGGTGTCGTCACGAACGTAACGAATTTCGGTGCATTCGTGGACATCGGGGTGCATCAGGACGGGCTCGTTCACGTGTCGCAGATCGCCGATCGTTTCGTGCAGGACCCGACCACGGCAGTGCACGTCGGTCAGGTCGTGAAGGTGCGTGTGCTGGAGGTGAATGAACAGCTCAAGCGTATCAGCCTGACCATGAAGAAGGGCGGGACGGAGAAGGGTGGCGCGGAAAAAGGGAGCCACCAGAAGCACCACGGCAAGAAGGAGAAGCAGGCGGACAAGGCGCCGCACTACACGCTCGCCGATCTGAAACGTCGATTCGAGAACCGGTAA